A single region of the Brassica rapa cultivar Chiifu-401-42 chromosome A03, CAAS_Brap_v3.01, whole genome shotgun sequence genome encodes:
- the LOC103862355 gene encoding bifunctional dihydrofolate reductase-thymidylate synthase 2-like isoform X2 — MRFYLCCLSPSSNILKVSILTMATTLNEPQRASYQVVVAATKEMGIGKDGKLPWTLPTDLKFFKDLTLTTSDSTTKKNAVVMGRRTWESIPAKHRPLSGRLNVVLTRSSGFEIANAENVVTCRSLDSALELLAGPPYSLSIEKVFVIGGGEVLRDSLNGARCEAIHLTEIDTCIECDTFVPAVDASAYQPWCSSLPMCENGVRFAFTTYVRVKSDESKEALQVDWKKFSSLLPKKVFERHEEFLYLNLVDEIISSGNLKNDRTGTGTVSKFGCQMTFNLRRSFPLLTTKRVFWRGVVEELLWFISGSTNAKLLQEKGIHIWDGNASREYLDGIGLTEREEGDLGPVYGFQWRHFGAKYTDMHADYTGQGFDQLLDVVNKIKNNPDDRRIIMSAWNPSDLKLMALPPCHMFAQFYVANGELSCQMYQRSADMGLGVPFNIASYSLLTCILAHVCYLVPGDFIHVIGDAHVYKNHVRPLQEQLENPPKPFPVLKINPEKKHIDSFVAADFELIGYDPHKKIDMKVAV; from the exons ATGAG ATTCTACCTTTGCTGCCTATCACCATCATCAAACATACTAAAAGTTTCCATCTTGACAATGGCTACCACTCTCAATGAGCCTCAGCGAGCTTCTTACCAAGTTGTCGTCGCCGCAACCAAGGAAATGGGCATCGGCAAAGACGGGAAACTCCCCTGGACTCTCCCTACCGATCTCAAGTTCTTCAAAGACTTAACGCTAACCACTTCTGACTCCACCACCAAGAAGAACGCTGTTGTAATGGGTAGGAGAACCTGGGAGTCCATCCCCGCAAAGCATAGGCCTCTCTCCGGTCGCCTCAACGTCGTCTTAACTCGCTCAAGCGGGTTCGAGATAGCCAACGCAGAGAACGTTGTAACGTGCAGAAGCCTAGATTCTGCGCTAGAGTTGTTAGCTGGACCTCCCTATAGTCTCTCTATCGAAAAGGTGTTTGTGATAGGAGGCGGCGAGGTCTTGAGGGATTCGTTGAACGGAGCTAGATGTGAAGCCATCCACTTAACTGAGATTGATACGTGTATTGAATGTGATACGTTTGTTCCCGCGGTTGACGCTTCTGCGTATCAGCCTTGGTGTTCGTCTTTGCCAATGTGTGAGAATGGAGTTCGATTTGCCTTCACCACTTATGTTCGTGTGAAGAGTGATGAGTCAAAGGAGGCACTTCAAGTTGATTGGAAGaagttttcttctcttcttcctaaGAAGGTTTTTGAACGGCACGAGGAGTTTCTATACTTGAATCTTGTTGATGAGATTATCTCTAGTGGGAACTTGAAGAACGATAGGACAGGGACTGGTACAGTATCTAAGTTCGGTTGCCAG ATGACGTTCAATTTGCGAAGGAGTTTTCCACTTCTGACGACAAAG AGAGTTTTCTGGAGAGGTGTTGTTGAGGAACTTTTATGGTTCATAAGCGGTTCAACTAATGCAAAG CTACTTCAAGAAAAGGGTATCCATATCTGGGATGGGAATGCGTCAAGAGAGTATCTTGATGG TATTGGACTGACTGAGAGAGAGGAAGGTGACCTTGGACCCGTTTATGGATTTCAATGGAGACACTTTGGTGCTAA GTACACGGATATGCATGCTGATTACACTGGCCAAGGATTTGATCAGCTCTTAGATGTAGTTAACAAGATCAAGAACAATCCTGATGATCGCCGGATAATAATGTCAGCTTGGAATCCTTCTGACCTTAAGCTGATGGCACTTCCTCCTTGCCACATGTTTGCACAGTTTTACGTTGCAAACGGAGAGCTCTCGTGTCAAATGTATCAGCGCTCAGCAGATATGGGTCTTGGTGTACCGTTTAACATTGCCTCATACTCACTTCTTACATGCATCCTAGCTCATGTCTGTT ATCTTGTTCCTGGTGATTTTATCCATGTGATTGGAGATGCTCATGTTTACAAGAACCATGTTAGGCCTCTACAAGAGCAACTTGAGAACCCACCAAAACCTTTTCCT GTTTTGAAGATAAATCCAGAGAAGAAACATATAGATTCTTTTGTGGCAGCTGATTTCGAGCTCATTGGCTATGATCCTCACAAGAAAATAGATATGAAAGTGGCGGTTTAG
- the LOC103862355 gene encoding bifunctional dihydrofolate reductase-thymidylate synthase 2-like isoform X3: protein MATTLNEPQRASYQVVVAATKEMGIGKDGKLPWTLPTDLKFFKDLTLTTSDSTTKKNAVVMGRRTWESIPAKHRPLSGRLNVVLTRSSGFEIANAENVVTCRSLDSALELLAGPPYSLSIEKVFVIGGGEVLRDSLNGARCEAIHLTEIDTCIECDTFVPAVDASAYQPWCSSLPMCENGVRFAFTTYVRVKSDESKEALQVDWKKFSSLLPKKVFERHEEFLYLNLVDEIISSGNLKNDRTGTGTVSKFGCQMTFNLRRSFPLLTTKRVFWRGVVEELLWFISGSTNAKLLQEKGIHIWDGNASREYLDGIGLTEREEGDLGPVYGFQWRHFGAKYTDMHADYTGQGFDQLLDVVNKIKNNPDDRRIIMSAWNPSDLKLMALPPCHMFAQFYVANGELSCQMYQRSADMGLGVPFNIASYSLLTCILAHVCYLVPGDFIHVIGDAHVYKNHVRPLQEQLENPPKPFPVLKINPEKKHIDSFVAADFELIGYDPHKKIDMKVAV, encoded by the exons ATGGCTACCACTCTCAATGAGCCTCAGCGAGCTTCTTACCAAGTTGTCGTCGCCGCAACCAAGGAAATGGGCATCGGCAAAGACGGGAAACTCCCCTGGACTCTCCCTACCGATCTCAAGTTCTTCAAAGACTTAACGCTAACCACTTCTGACTCCACCACCAAGAAGAACGCTGTTGTAATGGGTAGGAGAACCTGGGAGTCCATCCCCGCAAAGCATAGGCCTCTCTCCGGTCGCCTCAACGTCGTCTTAACTCGCTCAAGCGGGTTCGAGATAGCCAACGCAGAGAACGTTGTAACGTGCAGAAGCCTAGATTCTGCGCTAGAGTTGTTAGCTGGACCTCCCTATAGTCTCTCTATCGAAAAGGTGTTTGTGATAGGAGGCGGCGAGGTCTTGAGGGATTCGTTGAACGGAGCTAGATGTGAAGCCATCCACTTAACTGAGATTGATACGTGTATTGAATGTGATACGTTTGTTCCCGCGGTTGACGCTTCTGCGTATCAGCCTTGGTGTTCGTCTTTGCCAATGTGTGAGAATGGAGTTCGATTTGCCTTCACCACTTATGTTCGTGTGAAGAGTGATGAGTCAAAGGAGGCACTTCAAGTTGATTGGAAGaagttttcttctcttcttcctaaGAAGGTTTTTGAACGGCACGAGGAGTTTCTATACTTGAATCTTGTTGATGAGATTATCTCTAGTGGGAACTTGAAGAACGATAGGACAGGGACTGGTACAGTATCTAAGTTCGGTTGCCAG ATGACGTTCAATTTGCGAAGGAGTTTTCCACTTCTGACGACAAAG AGAGTTTTCTGGAGAGGTGTTGTTGAGGAACTTTTATGGTTCATAAGCGGTTCAACTAATGCAAAG CTACTTCAAGAAAAGGGTATCCATATCTGGGATGGGAATGCGTCAAGAGAGTATCTTGATGG TATTGGACTGACTGAGAGAGAGGAAGGTGACCTTGGACCCGTTTATGGATTTCAATGGAGACACTTTGGTGCTAA GTACACGGATATGCATGCTGATTACACTGGCCAAGGATTTGATCAGCTCTTAGATGTAGTTAACAAGATCAAGAACAATCCTGATGATCGCCGGATAATAATGTCAGCTTGGAATCCTTCTGACCTTAAGCTGATGGCACTTCCTCCTTGCCACATGTTTGCACAGTTTTACGTTGCAAACGGAGAGCTCTCGTGTCAAATGTATCAGCGCTCAGCAGATATGGGTCTTGGTGTACCGTTTAACATTGCCTCATACTCACTTCTTACATGCATCCTAGCTCATGTCTGTT ATCTTGTTCCTGGTGATTTTATCCATGTGATTGGAGATGCTCATGTTTACAAGAACCATGTTAGGCCTCTACAAGAGCAACTTGAGAACCCACCAAAACCTTTTCCT GTTTTGAAGATAAATCCAGAGAAGAAACATATAGATTCTTTTGTGGCAGCTGATTTCGAGCTCATTGGCTATGATCCTCACAAGAAAATAGATATGAAAGTGGCGGTTTAG
- the LOC103862355 gene encoding bifunctional dihydrofolate reductase-thymidylate synthase 1-like isoform X1, whose amino-acid sequence MILLSESSETRRFTLLLSLSLSLSLISIYNATELDFQNLYSESTITVSRFYLCCLSPSSNILKVSILTMATTLNEPQRASYQVVVAATKEMGIGKDGKLPWTLPTDLKFFKDLTLTTSDSTTKKNAVVMGRRTWESIPAKHRPLSGRLNVVLTRSSGFEIANAENVVTCRSLDSALELLAGPPYSLSIEKVFVIGGGEVLRDSLNGARCEAIHLTEIDTCIECDTFVPAVDASAYQPWCSSLPMCENGVRFAFTTYVRVKSDESKEALQVDWKKFSSLLPKKVFERHEEFLYLNLVDEIISSGNLKNDRTGTGTVSKFGCQMTFNLRRSFPLLTTKRVFWRGVVEELLWFISGSTNAKLLQEKGIHIWDGNASREYLDGIGLTEREEGDLGPVYGFQWRHFGAKYTDMHADYTGQGFDQLLDVVNKIKNNPDDRRIIMSAWNPSDLKLMALPPCHMFAQFYVANGELSCQMYQRSADMGLGVPFNIASYSLLTCILAHVCYLVPGDFIHVIGDAHVYKNHVRPLQEQLENPPKPFPVLKINPEKKHIDSFVAADFELIGYDPHKKIDMKVAV is encoded by the exons ATGATCCTCCTCTCCGAGAGCTCCGAAACGCGGCGTTTcactctccttctctctctctctctctctctctctctaatctctatCTACAACGCCACGGAACTCGACTTCCAAAATCTCTACTCTGAATCTACTATCACTGTCTCAAG ATTCTACCTTTGCTGCCTATCACCATCATCAAACATACTAAAAGTTTCCATCTTGACAATGGCTACCACTCTCAATGAGCCTCAGCGAGCTTCTTACCAAGTTGTCGTCGCCGCAACCAAGGAAATGGGCATCGGCAAAGACGGGAAACTCCCCTGGACTCTCCCTACCGATCTCAAGTTCTTCAAAGACTTAACGCTAACCACTTCTGACTCCACCACCAAGAAGAACGCTGTTGTAATGGGTAGGAGAACCTGGGAGTCCATCCCCGCAAAGCATAGGCCTCTCTCCGGTCGCCTCAACGTCGTCTTAACTCGCTCAAGCGGGTTCGAGATAGCCAACGCAGAGAACGTTGTAACGTGCAGAAGCCTAGATTCTGCGCTAGAGTTGTTAGCTGGACCTCCCTATAGTCTCTCTATCGAAAAGGTGTTTGTGATAGGAGGCGGCGAGGTCTTGAGGGATTCGTTGAACGGAGCTAGATGTGAAGCCATCCACTTAACTGAGATTGATACGTGTATTGAATGTGATACGTTTGTTCCCGCGGTTGACGCTTCTGCGTATCAGCCTTGGTGTTCGTCTTTGCCAATGTGTGAGAATGGAGTTCGATTTGCCTTCACCACTTATGTTCGTGTGAAGAGTGATGAGTCAAAGGAGGCACTTCAAGTTGATTGGAAGaagttttcttctcttcttcctaaGAAGGTTTTTGAACGGCACGAGGAGTTTCTATACTTGAATCTTGTTGATGAGATTATCTCTAGTGGGAACTTGAAGAACGATAGGACAGGGACTGGTACAGTATCTAAGTTCGGTTGCCAG ATGACGTTCAATTTGCGAAGGAGTTTTCCACTTCTGACGACAAAG AGAGTTTTCTGGAGAGGTGTTGTTGAGGAACTTTTATGGTTCATAAGCGGTTCAACTAATGCAAAG CTACTTCAAGAAAAGGGTATCCATATCTGGGATGGGAATGCGTCAAGAGAGTATCTTGATGG TATTGGACTGACTGAGAGAGAGGAAGGTGACCTTGGACCCGTTTATGGATTTCAATGGAGACACTTTGGTGCTAA GTACACGGATATGCATGCTGATTACACTGGCCAAGGATTTGATCAGCTCTTAGATGTAGTTAACAAGATCAAGAACAATCCTGATGATCGCCGGATAATAATGTCAGCTTGGAATCCTTCTGACCTTAAGCTGATGGCACTTCCTCCTTGCCACATGTTTGCACAGTTTTACGTTGCAAACGGAGAGCTCTCGTGTCAAATGTATCAGCGCTCAGCAGATATGGGTCTTGGTGTACCGTTTAACATTGCCTCATACTCACTTCTTACATGCATCCTAGCTCATGTCTGTT ATCTTGTTCCTGGTGATTTTATCCATGTGATTGGAGATGCTCATGTTTACAAGAACCATGTTAGGCCTCTACAAGAGCAACTTGAGAACCCACCAAAACCTTTTCCT GTTTTGAAGATAAATCCAGAGAAGAAACATATAGATTCTTTTGTGGCAGCTGATTTCGAGCTCATTGGCTATGATCCTCACAAGAAAATAGATATGAAAGTGGCGGTTTAG
- the LOC103862355 gene encoding bifunctional dihydrofolate reductase-thymidylate synthase 2-like isoform X4: MGIGKDGKLPWTLPTDLKFFKDLTLTTSDSTTKKNAVVMGRRTWESIPAKHRPLSGRLNVVLTRSSGFEIANAENVVTCRSLDSALELLAGPPYSLSIEKVFVIGGGEVLRDSLNGARCEAIHLTEIDTCIECDTFVPAVDASAYQPWCSSLPMCENGVRFAFTTYVRVKSDESKEALQVDWKKFSSLLPKKVFERHEEFLYLNLVDEIISSGNLKNDRTGTGTVSKFGCQMTFNLRRSFPLLTTKRVFWRGVVEELLWFISGSTNAKLLQEKGIHIWDGNASREYLDGIGLTEREEGDLGPVYGFQWRHFGAKYTDMHADYTGQGFDQLLDVVNKIKNNPDDRRIIMSAWNPSDLKLMALPPCHMFAQFYVANGELSCQMYQRSADMGLGVPFNIASYSLLTCILAHVCYLVPGDFIHVIGDAHVYKNHVRPLQEQLENPPKPFPVLKINPEKKHIDSFVAADFELIGYDPHKKIDMKVAV; the protein is encoded by the exons ATGGGCATCGGCAAAGACGGGAAACTCCCCTGGACTCTCCCTACCGATCTCAAGTTCTTCAAAGACTTAACGCTAACCACTTCTGACTCCACCACCAAGAAGAACGCTGTTGTAATGGGTAGGAGAACCTGGGAGTCCATCCCCGCAAAGCATAGGCCTCTCTCCGGTCGCCTCAACGTCGTCTTAACTCGCTCAAGCGGGTTCGAGATAGCCAACGCAGAGAACGTTGTAACGTGCAGAAGCCTAGATTCTGCGCTAGAGTTGTTAGCTGGACCTCCCTATAGTCTCTCTATCGAAAAGGTGTTTGTGATAGGAGGCGGCGAGGTCTTGAGGGATTCGTTGAACGGAGCTAGATGTGAAGCCATCCACTTAACTGAGATTGATACGTGTATTGAATGTGATACGTTTGTTCCCGCGGTTGACGCTTCTGCGTATCAGCCTTGGTGTTCGTCTTTGCCAATGTGTGAGAATGGAGTTCGATTTGCCTTCACCACTTATGTTCGTGTGAAGAGTGATGAGTCAAAGGAGGCACTTCAAGTTGATTGGAAGaagttttcttctcttcttcctaaGAAGGTTTTTGAACGGCACGAGGAGTTTCTATACTTGAATCTTGTTGATGAGATTATCTCTAGTGGGAACTTGAAGAACGATAGGACAGGGACTGGTACAGTATCTAAGTTCGGTTGCCAG ATGACGTTCAATTTGCGAAGGAGTTTTCCACTTCTGACGACAAAG AGAGTTTTCTGGAGAGGTGTTGTTGAGGAACTTTTATGGTTCATAAGCGGTTCAACTAATGCAAAG CTACTTCAAGAAAAGGGTATCCATATCTGGGATGGGAATGCGTCAAGAGAGTATCTTGATGG TATTGGACTGACTGAGAGAGAGGAAGGTGACCTTGGACCCGTTTATGGATTTCAATGGAGACACTTTGGTGCTAA GTACACGGATATGCATGCTGATTACACTGGCCAAGGATTTGATCAGCTCTTAGATGTAGTTAACAAGATCAAGAACAATCCTGATGATCGCCGGATAATAATGTCAGCTTGGAATCCTTCTGACCTTAAGCTGATGGCACTTCCTCCTTGCCACATGTTTGCACAGTTTTACGTTGCAAACGGAGAGCTCTCGTGTCAAATGTATCAGCGCTCAGCAGATATGGGTCTTGGTGTACCGTTTAACATTGCCTCATACTCACTTCTTACATGCATCCTAGCTCATGTCTGTT ATCTTGTTCCTGGTGATTTTATCCATGTGATTGGAGATGCTCATGTTTACAAGAACCATGTTAGGCCTCTACAAGAGCAACTTGAGAACCCACCAAAACCTTTTCCT GTTTTGAAGATAAATCCAGAGAAGAAACATATAGATTCTTTTGTGGCAGCTGATTTCGAGCTCATTGGCTATGATCCTCACAAGAAAATAGATATGAAAGTGGCGGTTTAG